The following coding sequences lie in one Rutidosis leptorrhynchoides isolate AG116_Rl617_1_P2 chromosome 4, CSIRO_AGI_Rlap_v1, whole genome shotgun sequence genomic window:
- the LOC139839732 gene encoding alcohol dehydrogenase-like 7, protein MNRKSSTDTSGKPIQCKAAIAREPGKPLVIEEVIVAPPKHREVRIKIICTTLCHSDVTFWKLEHPPAIFPRILGHEAVGVVESVGEGVHEVVEGDTVIPIFLPDCGECTDCLSHKSNVCTKLPFSVSPWMNREKTSRFTDINGDTLYHFLNVSSFSEYTVVDIAHLTKIDPTIPANKACLLSCGISTGLGATWKTAKVEAGTTVAIFGLGAIGLAVAEGARLCGSTKIIGIDVNPDKFELGKKFGVTDFVNSRDIGDKTVTQVIMEMTDGGADYCFECVGLTSLMQEAYASCRKGWGKTVILGVDQPGAMLTFSSFEVLHSGKTLTGSLFGGVKPKSDIPILIKRYMDKELQLDEFVTHEIEFEEINKAFDLLLQGKSLRCVIWMKK, encoded by the exons ATGAACCGAAAAAGCTCCACTGATACTTCCGGCAAGCCTATCCAATGCAAAG CTGCAATTGCCAGGGAACCCGGTAAACCACTGGTGATAGAAGAAGTGATTGTGGCTCCACCGAAACATCGTGAAGTTCGAATTAAAATTATATGTACTACTCTTTGTCACAGTGATGTTACCTTTTGGAAATTGGAG CATCCTCCTGCTATCTTCCCTAGAATACTCGGTCATGAAGCGGTTGG GGTTGTAGAGAGTGTGGGAGAAGGTGTACACGAAGTTGTTGAAGGAGACACTGTGATCCCGATTTTTTTGCCAGATTGTGGTGAATGTACGGATTGTTTGTCCCATAAAAGCAACGTATGTACAAAATTACCCTTCAGTGTTTCTCCATGGATGAATCGAGAGAAGACGAGCAGGTTCACAGACATCAATGGAGATACTTTATACCACTTCTTGAATGTGTCGAGTTTTAGTGAGTACACGGTCGTTGACATTGCTCATCTCACTAAAATTGATCCAACAATACCAGCAAACAAGGCTTGCCTCTTAAGTTGTGGCATATCAACtg GGTTAGGTGCTACTTGGAAAACGGCAAAGGTGGAAGCTGGCACAACAGTTGCTATATTCGGATTGGGCGCAATTGGGCTAGCA GTTGCTGAGGGTGCAAGGCTATGCGGATCTACGAAGATCATTGGCATTGATGTGAACCCAGACAAGTTTGAACTAG GAAAGAAATTTGGAGTGACTGATTTTGTGAACTCCCGGGATATTGGTGACAAAACTGTGACCCAG GTAATAATGGAGATGACTGATGGGGGTGCAGACTATTGCTTTGAGTGTGTTGGTTTGACGTCCTTAATGCAAGAAGCATACGCTTCGTGTAGAAAG GGATGGGGGAAAACGGTGATTTTAGGAGTTGACCAGCCCGGCGCAATGTTGACCTTCAGTTCTTTCGAGGTTCTTCACAGCGGAAAAACTCTTACTGGATCCCTTTTTGGAGGTGTCAAACCAAAATCTGATATCCCGATTCTCATAAAACGTTACATGGATAAG GAACTACAACTCGATGAATTTGTTACTCATGAGATCGAGTTTGAAGAGATCAACAAGGCTTTTGATTTGCTTCTTCAAGGGAAGAGCCTACGGTGTGTGATATGGATGAAAAAGTGA